Genomic window (Bacteroidota bacterium):
TCGAGAAGAGGCCGTAATCGGCGAAGGTGAAAAACGTGTCGGACACCGCGACCGTCGTCTCCAGCGAGCGGAAGCCCTCGGCCGCGATCGTCACCGGATAAGTGCCTGGGCCGGGCAGCGCGTCGAGGTAGTAGAAGCCGTTGCGGAGGCGATTGGGGTCGGGCGAGTACTGATTGAACAGCGACTCGAACGTATCGGTCGTGTAAGTCTGGTCGCCGATCGTGATCGTCGCGCCGTTGATGGGCTGGTCGTTCTCGGCGTCTGCGATGATGCCCGTGGCGATGGCCTTCGCCGGACGCTCTAGCTCGAAGTACTGCAGAATGCTCCAAAACATGGCCCGGGCTTCGAGGCGCTTCCAGTCCGCGTTCATGTTTCGCTGGTTCTGCGTCGGGTTGGTGTGGAAGCTGGCCTCCGAGAGCGCCGACGGCATCAGCGAGAAGCTCTGGACGAAGTTGCGCGACCCTTTCGGTGTTGTGGCCGTCGAGCGGCACGACGATGCGCCGTAGAAGTCGCACTCGCCCCAGGCGCCGCGGTTGGAGAGCGGCGCGCGCATGCTGCGGCCGAGCATCTGCCCCATGAGTTCGCTCCAACGGCGTCCGCCGTTGTAGGGCGGCGACGGCTCTGCCCCGCTGATAAGCTGCGGCCAGAGCACGAAGATCGACCGCGCCTCGGGTGGCCCGGCGTTGCTGTGGATCGAGTGGAAGTGGTCTGCCGCGACGCGGTTGGCATCGTCCGTGCGCTGGCTCAAGCCTACCTGCTGGCTGTCGTTGGTGCGCGAGAGGTAGACCGTGTCGATGTCGGTTTCCTCCATCAGAATGCGCTGCAGCTCGCGGCCGATGCGCAGCACCTTGTTGGCCTCGGAGTAGCCAAACACGCCGACGTTCTCGTTTTGGCTATGGCCCGGGTCGAGATAGAGGCTCCAACCGGAGAGACCGGTGACTTCCTGCGCTGAGGCAGGTAGGGCGAGGAGAAGGACGAGGGCGGTGGCAAAAAAGCGCATAGGCCTAGTCATTGATAGATGTCCGATCTGCGAGGTGTGGGGCGAGCCTGGTCGCAGATCACTCATCGTCAATCGTCAGTGTGTAAATCGTGCCGGCGTTGTCGTCGAAGGCGATCTGGGTGCCGTCGGGCGACCACGCGGGGTTCATCTCCAGCGCTTCGCTCGTGGTGAGTTGGACGATGTCGGAGCCGTCGGCGCGCGCGGCGAAGAGGTCCGCGGCCGTGAAGGTGTAGCCGTTGTCCTGCGTCCGCATGAACGCCACCCACTGCCCGTCGGGCGACCACGTGGGGCGGTGGCCCCGACCAAGGCTTGTCAGGCCCGAGCCGTCGGCGTTCATCACAAACAGGTCCCCGCCAACCACCTCAAAGGCGACCTGCCGGGTGTCTGGCGAACCCGCCGCATTGATGATGCGCTCCGTGCGGAGGTAGCGCGCGCGGCTGCCGTCGGGGCGGAGCACGACGAGCCCGGAGGCGGGATGCTCAGCGTAGACCGTGCGTGCTTTCTGCCTGGCCTCTATGCCAGAAAGGCCCGTCGCGAGAGCCTCCGCCTCGTCGTCGGCGACCAGCACCACGGTGCCGTCCGCCCGCCAGCGGGGGAGCGTAGGCATACTTGCGCGGTAGTCGGTGAGCGTGCGTGTCTCCGCGGTTGCCAAGTCGAAGACCTTCACGGCATCCGAGCGACGCGGTCCTTCGAAGCGGGCGACCCGAGCCACGATCGCGTTGCCGGAGGGCGCCCATGCAGCGGTAAAGCCGGCGCCTGCTTCCGCCGTGATTTGCTGCGGCGCGGCCCCATCAGCGTTCGCTACCCATAGACCGTCGTAGCTCGGTCGGGAGAACGCAAGTTGGGTGCCGTCGGGCGACCAACTCGGATGGGCGAAGGGCTCCGACGCGTCGCCGACGACGGGCACGGCGGTGCCGACGGCACGCAGCTGGCCGTATGCGGGTGCACCCGCGCTGGCAACGAGACAGAGCAACGCTACGAGAGCGCGAGATAGGGAAGGGGTCGAGGCTGGCATCGGCGTGGACGGTAGCGAAGCAGGGCGGGGTAGTATAGGCTCCGAACTATCGCGACCGGTATCGGGGACGCCTTTTGGTAGCGCTCCCATCGCCTATTTGAGCGGATTCCCGACCGAACCGCGGGACCCGGTTCGTATGCTTTCCCGTCCTACGCGATCGTCGATTTGGCCTGTCCGCCTATGCTCCGCTTCTCGTTCTTCCTGTTTGCTGCGCTCGTCCTGGCTGCCTGCACGCCTGCGCGGGAGGTGGCGCAGGAAATGACAGGGCCGCCGCCTCGTCCAGAGGTCCCAAGGGAGTTCCGCGCAGCCTGGATCGCCACCGTCGACAACATCGACTGGCCCTCGCGCCCTGGCCTGTCCACCGCCGAGCAGCAGGCCGAGCTGCGAAGCCTTCTGGATCGGCTCGCCCGCCTCAACTTCAACGCCGTCATCCTCCAGGTGCGCCCGACCGCCGATGCGTTCTACGCGTCGCGCTACGAGCCGTGGTCGGCCTACCTCACCGGCCAGCAAGGCATCGCGCCGGAACCATACTACGACCCGCTCACCTTTGCCATCGCCGAGGCCCACAAGCGCGGGCTCGAACTCCACGCGTGGTTCAACCCGTACCGCGCCTACCACCCGACCAACCCGGGCGAACTTGACGTGAGCCACATCCAGTTCACCAACCCGGACGTGGTCAAAGCCTACGGCGACCTGCTCTGGATGGACCCGAGCGAGCCGGTCGTCCAACAGCGCAGCCTCGACGTAATCCTCGATGTCGTCGAGCGCTACGATGTCGATGGCGTCCACCTCGACGACTACTTCTATCCGTATCCCAAGAGCGACTCGCTCGGCGCCGAGATCCCGTTCCCGGACAGCACGAGTTGGGCGCGGGCGCAGGCGACCGACCCGGCGCTCGACCAGGGCGACTGGCGGCGGCAAAGCGTCGATGGCTTCGTCGAGCGGCTCTACCGTGAAGTCAAGGCCGCCAAGCCGCACGTGAAGGTCGGTATCAGTCCGTTCGGGATATGGCGGCCCGGCTACCCTGAGACGGTCGTGGGCTTCGATGCCTACGCGCGGCTCTACGCCGACGCGCGACGTTGGCAACAGGAAGGCTGGGTGGACTACCTCGCGCCGCAGCTATACTGGGCGATCGACAAAGAGGGACAGCGCTACAACGAACTGCTCGAATGGTGGGCGTCGCAGAACACGGCGGGCCGGCACCTATGGCCTGGCAACTACACGAGCCGCCTGCTCTTTGACACGTGGGAGCCAGCCGAGATTGTGGAGCAAATCCGCCTGACGCGCGCGAATGGCGTCACAGACGGCAACATCCATTTTAGCGCAAAGGTGCTCCGGGACACGTCGAGCACGATGGGGCCCGCCCTCATGGAGGAGGTCTATGCGGGGCCGGCGCTGATCCCAGCGTCGCCGTGGCTCGACAGCATCGCTCCGGCGGCACCGATGCTCACCACAGAGCGCCTCCCCGATGGCACGATGCTGACGATGCTGCCGGGTGACGATGAGCCGGTATGGCTTTGGGTCGTCCAGCAACGCCACGGCGCGACGTGGGACACCGACGTGCTGCCCGCCTGGCAACAATCCGCCTATATCGGCAAGGGCAATGAGTGCGCCGCTGAAGTTGCCGTGCAAGCCGTGGACCGCCTCGGCAACGCGAGCACGATCCGCTCGATCAACCGGCCGTGCGACGCCGGTACGGCCGAGTTGCTGTCACGTTGATCCCACGTTTTTGTCCGCAGCTGCAGCGAACTCCGCGTCTTCCGTAAGCGCGTCGGCGCCGAAGCCCCAGCGGATCCACACCGGTACGAGAGCGATGCCTGCTAGCAAGAAGCCCATCGACAGCAACATCGACGCATCCGGCGCGGGGATGAGCAAGCGGCCGAGCCCGACGAGCACGAGAAACAGCGAGGCGCCCGTCGTAGCCGTGAGCGCGAGGCGATGGGCGAGCGCCCGAGGGGAACGCTGCGGATCGTCACCGGCTGCGGCGGCCGTCGCCTTCCAGAAGCCGAACGGGCGGACGCGGCGGTAAAAGGCGACGCGCGTCTCTTCATCGGTCTTGGGCGTTACGAACGTGATGCCGATGGCAGCCGCCGTAGACACCGCGGCCATGATTGCAAGGCGCAGCGCGTCCTCGTCGGGCGTGTCCGAGAGGTCAAAGACGAAGAGCAGCATAGGCGCCATCACCAGGCTCGCCACGATGGCGGCGAGCTCGCTCCAGAGATTGATGCGCTCCCAGA
Coding sequences:
- a CDS encoding family 10 glycosylhydrolase, with amino-acid sequence MLRFSFFLFAALVLAACTPAREVAQEMTGPPPRPEVPREFRAAWIATVDNIDWPSRPGLSTAEQQAELRSLLDRLARLNFNAVILQVRPTADAFYASRYEPWSAYLTGQQGIAPEPYYDPLTFAIAEAHKRGLELHAWFNPYRAYHPTNPGELDVSHIQFTNPDVVKAYGDLLWMDPSEPVVQQRSLDVILDVVERYDVDGVHLDDYFYPYPKSDSLGAEIPFPDSTSWARAQATDPALDQGDWRRQSVDGFVERLYREVKAAKPHVKVGISPFGIWRPGYPETVVGFDAYARLYADARRWQQEGWVDYLAPQLYWAIDKEGQRYNELLEWWASQNTAGRHLWPGNYTSRLLFDTWEPAEIVEQIRLTRANGVTDGNIHFSAKVLRDTSSTMGPALMEEVYAGPALIPASPWLDSIAPAAPMLTTERLPDGTMLTMLPGDDEPVWLWVVQQRHGATWDTDVLPAWQQSAYIGKGNECAAEVAVQAVDRLGNASTIRSINRPCDAGTAELLSR